A window of Candidatus Angelobacter sp. genomic DNA:
CTCTCTGCGCCGCGAACAGAGCCGCACGATCAATCCGATTCCTGAGATCATGGCGATGGATGAGCTGCCGACGCCAAAGCCCGCGTACATTTTGAAGCGGGGTGCTTACGACGCGCACGGCGAACAGGTTTCCGCCGACACTCCCAAAGTGCTGCCGCCATTCCCCGCGAACGCGCCGCGCAATCGTCTCGGCCTTGCGCAATGGCTGTTATCACCGGAGAACCCGTTGGTGGCGCGTGTGACGGTCAACCGCGCGTGGCAGATGATGTTCGGACGCGGTATTGTCGAGACCAGCGACAACTTTGGTGCGCAGGGCGCCGTGCCGACCCATCCCGAATTGCTCGACTGGCTCGCCCGTGATTTCATGACCTCGGGCTGGAACTACAAGGTGCTGTTGAAGAAAATCGCGATGTCCGCGACGTATCGTCAGTCATCGAAGGCGGGGCCCGAACTGATCGGCCGCGACCCCGACAACAAGCTGCTCGCGCGCGGGCCGGCGCGCCGCCTCACCGCTGAGATGCTGCGCGACGAGGCGCTTGCGGTGAGCAGACTGCTCGCTGGAAAAATCGGAGGACCGAGCGTCAAGCCGTATCAACCGCCCGGCCTGTGGGAGATCGCGATGGGCAACCCGAAATATGAGCAAAGCCGTGGCGACGATCTTCACCGTAGGAGCCTGTACACGTTCTGGAAGCGCACCGTGCCGCCTCCGACAATGATCGCATTCGACGCGCCGCAACGGAATGTCTGCATCGTGCGCCGCCAGAGCACCAGCACACCGCTTCAAGCGCTCGCCCTGCTCAACGACACGCAAATTGTCGAGGCCGCGCGGTTCGTCAGCGAACGGATGTTGAAGGAAGGCGGGAATACGCTGGCCGACCAGATCGCCTGGGCGTTCCGGCTGGTGACCTCCCGTCGTCCGACACCACAGGAGATCACTGTTTTGAAACGACTGTTTCAAGAACAGCACGATTTGTTCGCGGGTGATCAGCAGGCCGCCGCGAAGCTGCTTGCGGTCGGCGAGCAGCCGAACAATCCGGCGCTGCCGCCGGTGGATCTTGCGGCTGGGACCGTTTTGGCAGAAGCTCTGCTGAATCACGACGAAGCGGTGATGAGACGGTGAAAAGTGATTCCCGCAATATTCGAGCAGCGTTCGTCAAACGGGCGCTGTTTCCGCGATTTTGCCGTCGTCTGCGCATCGCGTTTGTGCATACTCCGCCTTCGATGACCACCCTTTTGCGTTCATTGATTGCTTTGTTGGTCGTCGGTGCCGAAGCGATCTCGCTGGCCGCAGCCCCTGCGGCTTCGTTTCCCGAACCTTACAATTCCGAAACGCACGGCAGTCCAATGCCCGCCGCGGACGCCGCGCGCTCCTTTCAGCTTCCCCACGGTTTCCGCGTCTCGGTCTTTGCCTCCGAACCGGACGTGCAGCAACCGATTTCGATGGCTTTCGACCCGCGTGGCCGCCTTTGGGTCGCTGAAAACTACACTTATGCCGAGGCGCAGATGACCTTCGCGACCAACCTCAACGACCGCATCCTGATTTTCGA
This region includes:
- a CDS encoding DUF1553 domain-containing protein, coding for SLRREQSRTINPIPEIMAMDELPTPKPAYILKRGAYDAHGEQVSADTPKVLPPFPANAPRNRLGLAQWLLSPENPLVARVTVNRAWQMMFGRGIVETSDNFGAQGAVPTHPELLDWLARDFMTSGWNYKVLLKKIAMSATYRQSSKAGPELIGRDPDNKLLARGPARRLTAEMLRDEALAVSRLLAGKIGGPSVKPYQPPGLWEIAMGNPKYEQSRGDDLHRRSLYTFWKRTVPPPTMIAFDAPQRNVCIVRRQSTSTPLQALALLNDTQIVEAARFVSERMLKEGGNTLADQIAWAFRLVTSRRPTPQEITVLKRLFQEQHDLFAGDQQAAAKLLAVGEQPNNPALPPVDLAAGTVLAEALLNHDEAVMRR